In Picosynechococcus sp. PCC 7002, the following are encoded in one genomic region:
- a CDS encoding YtxH domain-containing protein, with protein sequence MAERNGGAFVGGVLIGGAVGAIAGLLFAPRSGKDTRKILKKSLEALPELAEDLSDSLQLHADQLSETARRNWEDTLQRLQEAIAAGIEASQTEAQRLDAEEEELLPVQEIDPSQN encoded by the coding sequence ATGGCTGAGCGAAATGGTGGGGCCTTTGTGGGCGGTGTGCTCATTGGGGGCGCTGTGGGGGCGATCGCCGGTTTATTATTCGCACCGCGCTCTGGTAAAGATACCCGAAAAATTCTCAAAAAATCCCTCGAAGCGTTGCCAGAACTGGCGGAGGATCTCTCGGATAGTCTACAACTCCACGCTGATCAACTCTCGGAAACGGCCCGTCGCAATTGGGAAGATACGCTGCAGCGGTTACAGGAGGCGATCGCCGCTGGGATTGAAGCGAGCCAAACCGAAGCCCAACGCCTCGATGCCGAAGAAGAGGAACTCCTCCCTGTCCAAGAGATTGACCCGTCCCAAAATTAA
- the ctpC gene encoding carboxyl-terminal processing protease CtpC: MSNSKPFVLGATALVLTTVAVTGAGLHYSKSQAYLKDSPKEIVDEVWYVINKEYVDATFNQNDWRQVRQEFLSKDYANTDEAYDAIREMLDLLGDPYTRFMPPQDFENLQVDTSGELTGVGIQIAKDKDTEEVVVIAPIEETPAFEAGIMAQDVIVAVDEQPTEGMELNDVVNLIRGQRGTEVTLTIRRDERVLEFPIVREVIQIHPVKARINESPIGDVGYIRLTQFSAQATAEMREAIADLESQNVDGYVLDLRSNPGGLLYASIDIAQMWLDGGGIVSTVNRVGEVDRQEASDRALTDKPLIVLVDGGSASASEILSGALQDNQRAVLVGTQTFGKGLVQSVRRLGDDSGVAVTVAKYLTPSGRDINKEGIAPDFIVELDEADQETLQEDRTKIGTMADPQYAKAIQLLDEQLRTGTIVIPEKQASTERPSRPAQDS, from the coding sequence ATGTCAAACTCTAAACCCTTTGTACTCGGTGCAACAGCTCTAGTGTTAACCACTGTGGCGGTTACAGGGGCAGGGCTGCACTACTCTAAAAGTCAAGCCTACCTCAAAGACAGCCCAAAGGAAATTGTGGACGAGGTTTGGTATGTCATCAACAAAGAATATGTTGATGCGACCTTTAACCAAAATGACTGGCGTCAGGTGCGGCAAGAGTTTCTCAGCAAAGACTATGCCAATACGGACGAAGCCTACGATGCAATTCGGGAAATGTTAGATCTCCTGGGAGATCCTTACACCCGGTTTATGCCCCCCCAAGATTTTGAAAATTTACAGGTTGATACGTCCGGTGAGTTGACCGGGGTCGGCATTCAGATCGCCAAGGATAAAGATACAGAAGAGGTGGTCGTGATTGCGCCCATTGAGGAGACGCCAGCCTTTGAAGCGGGCATTATGGCCCAAGATGTGATCGTTGCTGTGGATGAGCAACCCACCGAAGGGATGGAACTCAACGATGTGGTGAATTTGATCCGGGGCCAACGGGGTACGGAGGTCACCCTCACCATCCGCCGAGATGAGCGAGTATTAGAATTTCCCATTGTCCGGGAAGTGATTCAGATTCATCCGGTAAAGGCACGGATTAATGAGAGTCCCATTGGGGATGTGGGCTATATTCGCTTGACCCAATTTAGCGCCCAGGCAACGGCAGAGATGCGCGAGGCGATCGCCGATCTAGAATCTCAAAATGTCGATGGCTATGTTTTAGATCTACGTTCTAATCCTGGGGGACTGCTCTATGCCAGCATTGACATTGCCCAAATGTGGCTTGATGGTGGTGGGATTGTTTCGACGGTAAACCGTGTCGGGGAAGTGGATCGCCAGGAGGCCAGTGACCGCGCCCTAACAGATAAACCCCTGATCGTTTTAGTGGACGGGGGATCCGCCAGTGCCAGCGAAATCCTTTCCGGCGCGCTCCAGGACAATCAACGGGCGGTACTTGTAGGGACGCAAACCTTCGGTAAGGGCCTAGTCCAATCTGTCCGTCGCCTAGGGGATGATTCTGGGGTTGCCGTGACGGTCGCCAAATATTTGACCCCCTCTGGTCGGGATATCAATAAAGAAGGCATTGCGCCGGACTTTATTGTGGAACTTGATGAAGCTGATCAAGAAACATTGCAAGAAGATCGCACAAAAATTGGTACAATGGCTGACCCGCAATATGCCAAGGCGATCCAACTGCTCGACGAACAACTCCGCACTGGGACGATTGTGATCCCCGAAAAACAGGCCAGCACTGAGCGACCGAGCCGCCCCGCCCAGGATAGCTAA
- the cax gene encoding calcium/proton exchanger — translation MLNKNTFFLALLVFIPISLAGHFLEWSPVTVFCTAAIAIVPLAAFMGEATEEIAVVVGPNLGGLLNATFGNATELILAFIALKSGLVDVVKATITGSIISNLLLVMGFAMLLGGLKFKEQDFQPTAARLNASSMNLAVIAILIPTAVEYTSAGIGQATLQNLSVAVAIVLILVYGLTLLFSMKTHSYLYDVGVAEIEEEGETEEEAKAKVNLWLWVGVLLIVTLAVAIESELLVGSLEAATESLGLSPLFTGVILLPIIGNAAEHATAVTVALKNKMDLSVSVAVGSSLQIALFVAPVLVIAGWVIGQPMDLDFNPFELVAVAVAVLIANSISSDGNSNWLEGSLLLATYTVLGLAFFFHPAVPGLA, via the coding sequence ATGCTAAACAAAAACACTTTTTTCCTAGCCCTGCTAGTTTTTATCCCAATTTCCCTAGCTGGCCACTTCCTCGAATGGAGTCCCGTTACTGTGTTTTGTACAGCGGCGATCGCCATTGTGCCCCTCGCCGCTTTCATGGGAGAAGCCACCGAAGAAATTGCCGTTGTCGTCGGCCCCAACCTTGGCGGTCTGTTAAATGCCACCTTTGGTAATGCCACCGAATTAATTTTGGCTTTTATCGCCCTCAAGTCCGGCTTAGTCGATGTCGTCAAGGCCACGATCACCGGATCAATCATTAGTAACCTGCTGCTGGTGATGGGTTTTGCGATGCTCCTGGGTGGCCTCAAGTTCAAAGAACAAGACTTTCAGCCCACCGCTGCCCGCCTTAATGCTTCGTCCATGAACTTGGCGGTAATTGCGATCCTAATTCCCACCGCCGTAGAGTACACCTCCGCTGGTATCGGCCAAGCCACTCTCCAAAATCTTTCCGTTGCCGTAGCCATTGTGCTCATTTTGGTCTATGGCCTCACTTTATTGTTCTCGATGAAAACCCACTCCTATTTATATGATGTGGGGGTCGCAGAAATCGAAGAAGAAGGGGAAACAGAAGAAGAAGCCAAGGCAAAAGTTAACCTTTGGCTCTGGGTTGGGGTTCTACTGATTGTTACCCTCGCTGTTGCCATTGAGTCGGAACTCCTAGTCGGTTCCCTCGAAGCAGCCACCGAAAGCCTCGGCCTCAGTCCTCTCTTTACAGGGGTGATCCTCCTGCCCATCATCGGTAATGCCGCAGAACATGCCACCGCTGTTACCGTTGCCCTCAAAAATAAAATGGATCTGTCTGTGTCCGTTGCCGTTGGCTCTAGTTTACAAATTGCCCTCTTTGTCGCCCCGGTCTTAGTGATTGCTGGTTGGGTCATTGGTCAACCGATGGATCTTGATTTTAATCCTTTTGAACTGGTGGCCGTGGCCGTGGCTGTACTGATTGCCAACTCCATTAGTTCTGACGGCAACTCCAACTGGTTAGAAGGAAGCTTGTTGCTAGCGACCTATACAGTGCTCGGATTGGCCTTTTTCTTCCATCCTGCCGTACCTGGATTGGCCTAG
- the hypD gene encoding hydrogenase formation protein HypD has protein sequence MKFVDEFRDPAAVQKYVQAIAALVTRPWTIMEICGGQTHSIVKYGIDQLLPPEITLIHGPGCPVCVTPAELIDQAIALAQLPDVVLCSFGDMLRVPGTRLDLLSVKAQGAAVKMVYSPLDALKMAQENPDKQVIFFAVGFETTAPTTAMAVYQAAKLGLTNFSLLVAHVSVPPAIEAILSAPDRTIQGFLLAGHVCTVMGYQEYEAIAKNYQIPLIVTGFEPLDIVQGIYLCVKQLEEGRSHIENQYRRVVQAAGNATAQQLVTEIFEIVPRTWRGIGEISQSGLGLREKYAVFDASRKFKLDLTHFQPQASSSCISGEILQGRKKPKQCPAFGTTCTPERPLGAPMVSSEGACAAYYRYG, from the coding sequence ATGAAATTTGTAGATGAATTTCGCGATCCCGCAGCGGTTCAGAAATATGTGCAGGCGATCGCCGCCCTTGTGACCCGTCCATGGACAATCATGGAGATCTGCGGCGGACAAACCCACAGCATCGTTAAATACGGCATCGATCAACTGCTGCCCCCAGAAATCACCTTGATTCATGGCCCCGGTTGTCCGGTCTGTGTCACCCCTGCTGAACTTATTGATCAGGCGATCGCCCTGGCTCAGTTGCCCGATGTGGTGTTGTGTTCCTTTGGTGATATGTTGCGCGTGCCGGGGACAAGGCTCGATTTACTCTCGGTGAAGGCGCAGGGGGCGGCCGTAAAAATGGTTTATTCTCCCCTCGATGCCCTGAAAATGGCCCAGGAAAATCCCGACAAACAGGTGATTTTTTTTGCGGTGGGCTTTGAAACGACCGCACCGACCACGGCGATGGCAGTCTACCAAGCCGCCAAGTTAGGACTAACCAATTTTTCCCTCTTGGTCGCCCATGTGTCAGTGCCGCCAGCGATAGAAGCGATTTTGTCCGCTCCGGATCGAACCATTCAGGGTTTTTTGCTCGCGGGCCATGTCTGCACGGTGATGGGGTATCAGGAATATGAGGCGATCGCCAAAAATTACCAAATCCCCCTGATCGTGACAGGGTTTGAACCCTTGGATATTGTGCAGGGGATTTATCTCTGCGTGAAACAGTTGGAGGAAGGGCGATCGCATATCGAAAATCAATACCGTCGCGTCGTCCAAGCCGCAGGGAATGCCACGGCACAGCAATTAGTGACCGAAATTTTTGAAATTGTGCCCCGTACTTGGCGCGGGATTGGTGAAATTTCCCAGAGTGGTCTCGGTTTGCGCGAAAAATATGCCGTCTTTGATGCCTCTCGCAAATTTAAGCTAGATTTGACGCATTTCCAGCCCCAAGCATCTTCTTCTTGTATCAGTGGCGAAATTCTGCAAGGTCGAAAAAAACCCAAGCAATGTCCCGCCTTTGGCACAACCTGCACCCCAGAACGTCCCCTTGGTGCGCCGATGGTTTCCTCCGAGGGAGCCTGTGCTGCCTATTACCGTTACGGCTAA
- a CDS encoding nuclease-related domain-containing protein: MQRFFAKLMQKISQSPDLKTFFAQEIEKKKASQTQEIYARVENNPLGYFAVGVHQFKNFRNQVQGNIGESFIALLLSQLPKTWAMGKNILIPTRSQKLTEIDLLIVGTKGIFLMEIKTWKGSFSAYADRWKRREGSRWIPLQNSPTQQSLYHQKAFQI; this comes from the coding sequence TTGCAGCGCTTCTTTGCTAAGTTAATGCAAAAAATATCCCAGTCTCCCGATTTAAAAACATTTTTTGCCCAAGAAATCGAGAAGAAAAAAGCATCTCAAACTCAGGAAATTTATGCAAGAGTCGAAAATAATCCCCTAGGTTACTTTGCGGTAGGTGTACATCAATTCAAGAACTTCAGGAATCAAGTCCAAGGCAATATCGGAGAAAGCTTTATTGCACTTCTATTGAGTCAGTTACCAAAAACCTGGGCGATGGGAAAAAATATCCTGATCCCCACCCGTAGCCAAAAGCTAACAGAGATTGATTTATTAATTGTCGGCACAAAAGGCATTTTTCTCATGGAAATCAAGACCTGGAAAGGGTCTTTTTCTGCGTATGCTGACCGCTGGAAAAGGAGAGAAGGGAGTCGTTGGATACCTTTACAAAACAGTCCAACCCAACAGAGTCTGTACCACCAAAAAGCGTTTCAAATTTGA
- the hypF gene encoding carbamoyltransferase HypF — protein MKRRLRLEIQGTVQGVGFRPFVYQLATALNLFGWVNNSTAGVTIEVEGGRSPLNLFLEKLQAELPPNAKIDALKYQYLELIGYNNFEIHASQTGEKIAIVLPDLATCSECIAEIFDPQNRRYQYPFTNCTHCGPRYSIIETLPYDRSLTSMADFSMCADCQREYEDPGDRRFHAQPNACPICGPKLEFLSHCQGQENTNQSPLEAAIQYIRDGKIVALKGLGGFQLLVDARNNKAVQQLRGRKQRPDKPFAVMYPDLPSIKNDCFLSQLEEAFLTSQASPTVLLQKKKEFNLAENVAPHNPNLGVMLPYTPLHHLLLKSLNFPVIATSGNRSDEPICIDETEALERLKNIADGFLIHNRRILRPVDDSVVRVMNNTPIILRRSRGYAPEPLTLKRTLSKNVLAMGAHLKNTVAIAQKNRLFLSQHIGDLSNQLTLQAMTKTLQKLSQIYDFQPDIIACDLHPDYLSTQYAKNLAQKLNISLISVQHHHAHIYACMAEHQLESPLLGVAWDGTGYGEDGTIWGGEFFWVTKQSCERIAHFKPFPLPGGDRASREPRRSALGLLSQLYDLQVLKKLNLPTIQAFSATELELLLSMLKKDINTPFTSSVGRLFDGVASLLDLRQRESFEGQAAMALEFSIDGLQIPDFYQFQYTKNDSILEIDSRGIFQGIIQDLQNDLPKNFIAAKFHNTLVEIIFDIYLHTLKLGFNSRKNIVLAGGCFQNKYLLEQTIQKLESSGANIYYPQKFPPNDGAIALGQVMVVTGQAI, from the coding sequence GTGAAAAGACGGTTAAGATTGGAGATTCAAGGCACAGTGCAGGGGGTTGGTTTTCGTCCTTTTGTTTACCAATTAGCGACAGCACTCAATTTATTTGGTTGGGTGAATAACTCTACTGCGGGGGTTACTATTGAAGTAGAAGGTGGGCGATCGCCATTAAATTTATTTCTCGAAAAACTGCAAGCAGAATTGCCCCCTAATGCAAAGATTGACGCTTTAAAATATCAATATTTAGAGCTAATTGGGTATAATAATTTTGAAATTCATGCGAGTCAAACTGGGGAAAAAATAGCGATTGTTTTGCCCGATTTGGCGACCTGTTCTGAATGCATTGCAGAAATTTTTGACCCCCAAAATCGCCGTTATCAATACCCCTTTACCAACTGCACCCATTGCGGCCCCCGCTACAGCATTATTGAAACCCTGCCCTACGATCGCTCCCTAACGTCAATGGCAGATTTTTCGATGTGTGCCGACTGTCAACGGGAATATGAAGACCCCGGCGATCGCCGTTTCCATGCCCAACCCAATGCCTGCCCAATTTGTGGCCCTAAACTTGAATTTTTGAGTCATTGCCAAGGGCAAGAAAATACAAATCAATCACCTTTAGAGGCAGCAATTCAATATATTCGTGATGGAAAAATTGTCGCCCTAAAAGGCTTAGGCGGATTTCAGTTATTAGTCGATGCCAGAAATAACAAAGCAGTGCAACAATTGCGTGGACGGAAACAACGTCCTGATAAACCTTTTGCGGTGATGTATCCTGATTTGCCGTCCATTAAAAATGATTGTTTTTTGTCACAATTAGAAGAAGCATTTTTGACTTCCCAAGCCAGTCCGACTGTTTTATTACAGAAGAAAAAAGAATTTAATCTTGCTGAAAATGTTGCGCCGCACAATCCGAATTTAGGAGTAATGTTGCCCTATACTCCGCTACACCATTTATTATTAAAAAGCCTGAATTTTCCAGTCATTGCAACTAGTGGTAACCGCAGTGATGAACCCATTTGCATTGATGAAACTGAAGCGCTAGAGAGGCTCAAAAATATTGCCGATGGCTTTTTAATTCATAATCGCCGAATTTTGCGTCCGGTGGATGATTCAGTGGTGCGGGTGATGAACAATACGCCTATAATTTTGAGGCGATCGCGGGGCTATGCGCCAGAGCCACTCACCTTAAAACGAACGCTCTCGAAAAATGTTTTGGCAATGGGGGCACATCTAAAAAATACGGTGGCGATCGCCCAAAAAAATCGTCTTTTTCTAAGTCAGCATATTGGTGATCTATCCAATCAATTAACACTGCAAGCGATGACAAAAACATTGCAAAAACTAAGCCAAATTTATGACTTTCAACCTGATATTATTGCCTGTGATTTACATCCCGATTATCTCTCTACACAATATGCTAAAAATCTCGCGCAGAAACTGAATATTTCTTTGATTTCAGTGCAGCATCACCATGCCCATATATATGCTTGTATGGCGGAACATCAGCTTGAATCGCCGCTGTTAGGGGTGGCTTGGGATGGGACGGGCTACGGTGAAGATGGCACAATTTGGGGCGGTGAGTTTTTCTGGGTGACAAAACAGAGTTGTGAAAGAATTGCCCACTTTAAACCGTTTCCGTTACCGGGTGGGGATCGAGCGAGTCGAGAACCCCGTCGCAGTGCTTTAGGTTTGTTGTCTCAACTCTATGATTTACAGGTATTGAAAAAGTTAAATTTACCCACAATTCAGGCTTTTTCTGCAACAGAATTGGAATTGCTTTTATCAATGTTAAAAAAAGACATTAATACGCCATTCACTTCTAGTGTTGGACGCTTATTTGATGGGGTTGCCTCTCTGCTTGATTTAAGGCAAAGGGAAAGTTTTGAAGGACAGGCAGCGATGGCTTTAGAATTTTCAATTGATGGTTTACAAATACCAGATTTTTATCAGTTTCAATATACAAAAAATGATTCAATCTTAGAGATTGATAGTCGTGGTATATTTCAGGGTATTATTCAGGATTTGCAAAATGACTTGCCTAAAAATTTTATTGCGGCAAAATTTCACAATACCTTGGTGGAAATTATTTTTGATATTTATCTGCATACCCTTAAGCTTGGTTTTAATTCTCGAAAAAATATTGTCTTAGCGGGGGGCTGTTTTCAGAATAAATATTTATTAGAGCAAACGATCCAAAAGTTGGAATCTAGTGGGGCAAATATCTATTATCCCCAAAAATTCCCGCCCAATGATGGGGCGATCGCCTTGGGACAGGTTATGGTGGTTACTGGACAAGCGATCTAA
- a CDS encoding HypC/HybG/HupF family hydrogenase formation chaperone encodes MCLAVPGKILEIVGDDPLFKMGRVSFSGVVREVSLAYVPEAQVGDYAVVHAGFALSVLDEVAATETLATLAEMESFAGG; translated from the coding sequence ATGTGCCTTGCTGTGCCGGGAAAAATTTTAGAAATTGTGGGGGATGACCCCCTTTTTAAAATGGGTCGCGTTAGTTTTAGCGGTGTGGTGCGGGAGGTGAGCCTCGCCTATGTGCCGGAAGCCCAAGTGGGGGATTATGCAGTGGTTCACGCGGGGTTTGCCCTGAGTGTTTTGGATGAAGTGGCGGCAACAGAAACCCTTGCCACTTTGGCAGAAATGGAGTCCTTTGCGGGGGGATAG
- the dtd gene encoding D-aminoacyl-tRNA deacylase, which translates to MKIVLQRVQQSHVSVNQHIVGQINQGLTLLVGISPTDTDAELQWLARKCLDLRLFPDPEGNPWQASIQDIQGEILVVSQFTLYGDCRKGRRPSFSGSAKPDQAEQIYEKFVAFLRQSGLKIETGQFGAMMQVEISNDGPVTLLLEREAKPA; encoded by the coding sequence ATGAAAATTGTTCTCCAACGGGTGCAACAATCCCACGTCAGCGTCAATCAGCACATTGTCGGCCAAATTAACCAAGGCTTAACGCTCCTTGTCGGCATTTCCCCCACCGACACCGACGCCGAATTACAGTGGCTCGCCCGCAAATGCCTTGATCTGCGCCTCTTTCCGGATCCTGAGGGCAATCCCTGGCAAGCCTCGATCCAAGATATCCAGGGGGAAATCCTTGTGGTTAGTCAATTTACCCTCTATGGCGACTGTCGTAAGGGCCGACGACCATCCTTTAGTGGTTCTGCCAAACCAGATCAAGCCGAACAGATTTACGAAAAATTTGTGGCTTTCTTGCGCCAAAGTGGGCTGAAGATCGAAACCGGACAATTTGGTGCCATGATGCAGGTGGAAATCAGCAACGATGGCCCCGTGACCCTCCTCCTAGAGCGCGAAGCTAAACCCGCCTGA
- a CDS encoding protochlorophyllide reductase: protein MTDQQKTAIITGASSGVGLYGAKALADKGWHVVMACRNLEKTERVAKEVGIPEASRTIMHLDLADFDSVRKFVADFRATGKTLNSLVCNAAVYLPLAKEPQRNKDGYELCVATNHLGHFLLCNLMLEDLKNSPAADKRLVILGTVTANPKEVGGKIPIPAPPDLGDLQGMAAGFKPPVAMIDGKIFKPGKAYKDSKLCNILTMRELHNRYHKDTGIIFNSFYPGCVAETGLFRNHYGLFRKIFPWFQKNITGGYVTEEVAGERLAKVVADSGFDVSGVYWSWGNRQQQGREAFMQEVSDEALDDNKADVLWDLSAKLVGMPA from the coding sequence ATGACAGATCAACAAAAAACAGCGATCATTACTGGTGCCTCGTCCGGGGTCGGACTCTATGGGGCCAAAGCCCTCGCCGATAAAGGCTGGCATGTGGTCATGGCCTGCCGCAACCTCGAAAAAACCGAGCGAGTCGCCAAAGAAGTTGGTATCCCCGAAGCCAGTCGGACGATCATGCACCTTGATCTCGCTGATTTCGATAGCGTCCGTAAATTCGTCGCCGATTTTCGGGCAACGGGTAAAACCCTAAACTCCCTAGTTTGTAATGCGGCGGTTTATCTGCCCCTCGCCAAGGAACCCCAACGCAACAAAGACGGTTATGAACTTTGCGTTGCCACCAACCATTTGGGTCATTTCCTGCTCTGCAATTTGATGTTGGAAGACCTCAAAAATTCCCCCGCTGCAGACAAACGCCTTGTGATTCTCGGCACTGTCACCGCGAACCCGAAAGAAGTAGGCGGTAAAATTCCCATTCCTGCGCCCCCCGACCTTGGCGATCTCCAGGGAATGGCCGCTGGCTTTAAGCCCCCTGTTGCCATGATCGACGGCAAAATCTTTAAACCCGGTAAAGCTTACAAAGACAGCAAACTCTGCAATATTCTCACCATGCGGGAACTCCACAACCGCTATCACAAAGACACTGGGATTATCTTCAATTCTTTCTATCCGGGTTGCGTTGCCGAAACGGGCCTCTTTAGAAATCACTATGGTCTGTTCCGGAAGATCTTCCCCTGGTTCCAAAAAAATATCACCGGGGGTTATGTCACTGAAGAAGTGGCCGGAGAACGTCTCGCTAAAGTTGTTGCGGATTCTGGCTTCGATGTATCGGGTGTTTACTGGAGTTGGGGGAACCGCCAACAGCAAGGACGGGAAGCCTTTATGCAAGAAGTTTCTGATGAAGCTCTCGATGACAACAAAGCAGATGTCCTTTGGGATCTCAGCGCCAAGTTAGTGGGGATGCCGGCCTAA